In Mycolicibacterium aubagnense, the DNA window GACCGCCATTTGCAGGGGATAGTTCCACGGCGTGATGGTGGCCACCACGCCGACCGCCTCACGTCGGATGCTTGAGGTGTGATCGGCCGAGTACTCGGCAGTGGCCTTGCCCTCAAGGAGCCGGGCGGCACCGGCAAAAAAGTCGATGTTGTCAATGCTGCCGGGAACGTCGAAGTTCGCCGCCAGCCGGACCGGTTTACCGGTCTGGCTAACCTCCTGGTCCACGAGCTCGTCAGCGTTCTCGGCAGTCAGTCGGGCCAACCGCGCCAGAACCGTGGCCCGCTCGGACGGAGTTGCCCGGGCCCAGTTGGGCTGTGCAGCGCGGGCCGCGGCCACGGCAACGTCCACATCGGCCGGCGTGGCCAGCGCATATGACGCCACCACAACACCCGTGGCCGGACTGCTGATCTCGAACGGCCTCCCGGCCGTTGTCACGGTCTTTCCGTCGATGAAACTACCGGCGACGACCTCGGCTCCACCTGCGCTCACGATCTCGCACGTTACCCCAACACATGTGCGGATTCCACTTGAAATCGAGTCACGAACGATTGATTCCGTCGCATCACTTGTATCGAACGACGGAATCCGTGCATGATTGATGCCATGGCCATCCCCGGTGCACCGCCCGATGCCACTGCGATGCCTGGGCGAAGTAACCCGTCTCGGGCGGCGCCGCATGCCAACTCGACGAACTCTCGAAAGCGATCATCGAGAAACTGCAGCAGGATGGCAGGCAGTCCTACGCCGCCATCGGTAAAGCGGTCGAGTTGTCGGAAGCGGCCGTGCGACAACGCGTCCAGCGCTTGGTCGACGGCGGCGTCATGCAGATTGTCGCGGTGACGGACCCTGTTCAAATGGGCTTCGGACGCCAGGCCTTGATCGGCGTTCGTTGCACCGGCGATACCACTGAGGTCGCCGACAAACTTGCCGCCATTGCCTCCGTCGACTACGTCGTGCTGACCGCCGGAACCTTCGACATCATCATCGAAGTCGTCTGCGAAGACGACAGCCACCTGCTCGACCTGCTCAACCGCAAGATTCGAGCCGTACCGGGGGTGCTATCCACCGAAACGCTGGTCTACCTCAAACTCGTCAAACAGCAATACAACTGGGGCACGCGATGACAACAATCAATGCAGCACAATCACTTTCAACCGACCTAGCGGCGAAGGCCAAACGGCATCTGTGGGGTCATTTCGCCCGTCATGGGGCCGATATCGCCCCGCCCATCATCACCCGCGGTGAGGGCGTCACCATCTTCGACGACCGGGGCAAAAGCTATATCGACGGGCTTTCGGGCCTGTTCGTCGTACAGGTCGGACACGGGCGCGAGGAACTTGCGGCGGCCGCTGCCCGGCAGGCCGAGCAACTGTCCTTCTTCCCTTTGTGGTCCTACGCAACTCCACCCGCCATAGAACTGGCCGAGCGCATCGCCAACTATGCGCCGGGCGACCTGAATCGAGTCTTCTTCACCACCGGCGGCGGCGAAGCGGTGGAGAGTGCATGGAAGCTGGCCAAGCAGTTCTTCAAGTTGACCGGAAAACCCGGCAAGCACAAGGTGATTTCGCGTTCCATCGCGTATCACGGGACCCCTCAGGGTGCACTGGCAATCACGGGCATCCCGGCGTTCAAGGCGCCATTCGAACCGCTCACCCCCGGCGGCTTTCGCGCACCGAACACCAACTTCTACCGGGCGCCCGACGCCTACGCACACAGCCAGGAGGCATTCGGCCAGTACTGCGCCGACCGCATCGCCGAGGCCATCGAATTCGAGGGTCCCGATACCGTCGCCGCAGTATTCCTGGAGCCAGTGCAGAACGCCGGCGGGTGCTTCCCACCACCACCGGGATATTTTCAGCGAGTCCGTGAGATCTGCGACCGCTACGACGTACTCCTGGTGTCCGACGAGGTGATCTGCGCCTACGGCCGCATCGGCTCGATGTTCGCCTGCGATGATTTCGGCTATATCCCCGACATCATCACCAGCGCAAAGGGTTTGACATCCGGCTACTCCCCGATCGGCGCGATGATCGCCAGCGACCGCCTGTTTGAACCCTTCAACGACGGCAAGACGATGTTCGCCCACGGCTACACCTTCGGCGGACACCCGGTGTCGTCCGCGGTCGCGCTGGCCAACCTCGATATCTTCGAGCGTGAGGGCATCAATACTCACGTGAAAGCGAACGCCCCGATATTCAGGGCAACACTCGAGAAGCTGTACGACCTTCCGATCGTCGGCGACGTCCGCGGTGAGGGATTCTTCTACGGCATCGAACTCGTAAAAGACAAGGCCACCAGGGAGACCTTCAACAGCGAAGAGTCCGAGCGCCTGCTGCGCGGCTTCCTAACCCCCGCACTGTGGGAGGCGGGTCTGTACTGCCGCGCGGACGATCGTGGCGATCCGGTGATCCAGCTGGCTCCGCCGCTGATCAGCGGCCAGAAGGAGTTCGAAGCGATCTATGACATCCTGCACAACGTCCTCGACGAAGCAGGGCGCCGCCTCTAGTGTCCTGAGTCGTTAACTCGTCTGCAGGAGCACCGAGGTGTGGGTGCCGCCGCACAGTTTCTTGGTGGTCAGCTCGGCGAACCACCGTTGAACCAGGTTGAGCTGGTCGGGTGAACTGCGGCACGAACCGTGGATGGGCCAGCAGCAACTGTGGTCAACCCAGGCCGTCGCGTAGATAGTGGCCTGCGCGGACAACGAGGTCGGCGATCACCACGACCGGCACGGGCGCGGTGGCGTACACGTGATGACTTTGGCTCTGCGCCCGCCGGCGGCCGCCGTTCGACCCCACCAGCACACCAGAGAAGGACAACTGCGCTCAATACGGTGCCGGCCGCGACCACCCACGACTTTTCGTTCGTGGATGTCGAACTAGATCGACTTGCTTGGAGGGCGTCGTGCCTTGGCGAGGCGGCGAGGGTAGTTGCTCTCGGCCGGGGAGGAACGCACCGCCATCCACGGCGCGCTCGCCGGATGCTGGGCGTCTAGCAAAGGCTTTAACGATAACCATATCCAGTGTTTCGGGCTCGCTACTCATGCGCAGCACGACCGTCGCCAACGAGGATTCTCAGACATGGAGCAACGGCGCGCGAACGACTCAAGGGATCCTCCTGGGGCATGTCATCGCCCCACCCGAACGCGGCGCGTCCCAACATAGTACTGGTCACACCATGTTTCCGAAGAAGCGGCCACGGCACAGCGCCGCGCAAACGACCACGCCAGGCCGGCCACCAAAGCGGTGGCGCGTCACAGGCCGATGGCCGACTGCCGCCGGGAATCACTTCGGTGGCAATTTCGACTACCACTCACGTTAATTTTGCTCTCAGCTATCGAGGCAATTATTGACGGCCGAATCGAGGGTTTCGCAAAGCGACAGCATGTTAGTGATCGGGATTACCAAGGCTGGCGGTTAGTGGGGCCCGTCATACACCACGGCTAATTGCCGGTATCGCCAATTACATTGCGGCAACCGAATGCCTGCTGCGAAAAACTTGTCCGAAATTCGACAACAGACTTGACGGTATCGGCGACGATCCTGATCGCCCACGGCAACACCGCTCGTGGAAACGATCGCCGCTGCCTCAAACGGCGAGCCGGTCCGCGTCGTCACAATGATGCTGCCCCACAACATGAACACCGCACGCAGCGCGATTGGAAGCCCACACCTTACGTCGTTACACCCGCGCAACAGTGACACATCAGCAAAGCATCGGCCGAAAATTGCCATGCGGGAAACCAATTCGACCACGCAGGCTCCCGCGATCGAGACGATGTAACGCTCGACGCGGAATGCAGCTAAAGGTCTGACGTATCGTCCGCCCAACATCGAGCGGGTTCAATTCAGGCCCTCCCACATTGGTGTCGACGGCAAGTGAAATCTGCTCAGTTATCGGAAAGTGGATTTTGACCAGCTGGGGTTCATTGTTCGGCGGCCCATGACGGTTGGGACGCGAGCACTGCGCCAGCAACAAGCTCCGCAGTCGCCCAGCGTGAGCCGATACAGCGCGCAAGGACTCCACCCAGGATCAGCATCAGCCCAGCCGCAGTGAAGAGCGCAGCATGAGCCCACGCGTCGGTGTTGGTCACGCTGCCGGCGGCGACAGTTGAGTCATGCAGCGCCGCGACATCTCCTGAAGCGGCTTCATGCCCAGCCATGTCGATCATTGTCTCTCACTCCAGTGTTTTGCTCGTGTCATAAGCACCGGGTGCAACCGCTGACAACGCCAAACCGGCAGCGACCGACTGAGCCGTTGGCCCAGCCGTCCATCGCAACGCGCAGCCCAGCCGGTCAAGCCACAACAGGCACCCCTAAGTAATTTTGGTGCAGGAATGGCTGAGATGCCGGGCTTAGGATCGTGGGTATGGCATCGGTGTTGCGCGTCGACCCCAACGCACTTCGTCATGCCTCCCGCGCGCAAACCACCGTCGCATCGGCCATTTCGACTTTGGCGGTGGGGCAGTCAATGGCGAGCGCCGGCGAGGGAGTGTCCGGCCTGCACAGCGAAACCGGGTGCTCGATGGTAGGCGACCTGTTTGACGCCGCATCATCTGCCACACATGAGGAATTGGCTGCGCACGCCGACAAGTTGTCGAAGGCCGCCGACATGTATCAGCGCGCCGACAAGGAACTCGGCGAAAAGTTGAGCAGGCATCTTCGATAATGGGTTGCGCTGCAGCACAATTGGGCGAGATGAAAGTTCGGCGTCACGGATGACGGTGACCGTCCCCCAAGTCGAGGCGTCGCGGCCCGAAGCGTTGACCGAATCGGCCACCGAGTTGCGCGGCAAGGCTGCTAGCTTGGCCACCCAGATCGACACGCAGCGCGCCACCACTGACGGGCTGCGAAAGAATTGGGAGGGCACCGCGTCTGATGCCGCAGCAGCCAAGGTGGCCCCGACTATCGCGCGGATGCAACAGATCCACGACGCCCTCACCCGCACCCCGGCCGTGCTCAACGATGGTGGCACGCGACTAGCAGCGGACCGGGCCAACGTCGTCAACACCGTCAGCCAGCTGACCGGTCAGGGCTGGCAAGTCGCCCCCGACGGCAGCGTCTCGGTGCGTCCAGGCGGCCCGCTGGATCAATACGCCAAAGCCAGCACGGTCAATGAGATGAAGGTGATGCAGCTCGCGGCCTCCAATTCCGTCGCAGTCAAGACGCTGCTGGGGTTCTTCGACACCACCGACCGGCAGCTCTCCAAAGACCTGCACCGCGGTGGGCGGCCTTGATGGCGGGCCGACCAAGCTCGGCATCGGTGACCTGCCGCAGGACAAACTGCCCTATGACGACGGCTCGCAGATCCCGACCGGTAAGAGTCCCGAAGAGGTCAACAAGTGGTGGAAATCGCTCGACAAGCAACAACAGGACAAGCTGCTGCATGACTGGCCTGACCGGCTCGGCAACCTCAACGGCATCCCGGTTGCCGACCGGAGCACGGCCAACAAGGCGGTCATGCAACAGGACCTCGACCGCCCCGCTGAGGTCGCCAAGGCCCGCGGTGTCAGCGTGGAGGAGGTGCTGGCGCATCCCGAGCAGTACGGCATGGCCGGCGAGATGATGAACCGCTACAACAACGCGGTCAAGGTCAAAGAGGGACTGGCGTTAAACGCGGAAAGAACGGGTGCGCCGACCTTCCTTCAGGTCTACGAACCCGACAAGTTCGGAGGCGCCGGCCGCGCCGCGATCGCCATCGGCAACCCCGACGAAGCAGTCAACACCGCCGTTGTCGTCCCGGGAACCAGCCACAGCGTCACCGAAGGCTGGCTGAGCTCAACCGATGCCTCCCAGATCTACACCGAAACCAAGAACGCCGACCACAGCAAGCCCGTCTCGGTGATCGCATGGATGGGCTACGACGCCCCGGACAGCTTGCTCGATCCCCAAGTAGCGCAAACCGGGCTGGCCCACCAGGGCGGAGCACTGCTGGCCGCCGACGTCAACGCACTAAGCGCCACCCACGATCCCAAGGTGGGCACCCAGCACATCACGGCGATCGGGCATTCCTACGGATCGACCACGGTCGCCGATGCGGCCGCCGGGTACGGCATGCACATCGATAACGCCGTCCTGGTGGGATGCCCGGGAACGGATATGGCGCGCAACGCCAACGACTTCCACCTCAACCCCGGCGGGCACGTCTATGTCGGCTCAGCGTCGACCGACCCGATCACCACGTTGGGCGGCATGGCGCAATCGCACGTACCGGGCACGGGCATCACGGTCGCGCTCGGGGCCGATCCGTCAGTGGATGGGTTCGGATCGACGAGGTTCAAAGCCGAAGTGCCAGGCCTGACCTTCACCGATCACAGTCACTACTACGATCGCGGGACCGAATCGCTGTTCAGCATCGGGGACATCGCCTCCGGACACGGAGATGCGTTGGAGCACGACGGCATGACCGCACCGCACCGGATCCACGTGCCATCGTTCATCCCGGGCCTACCGTCGACCGATTTCGACCCCGAGTTGTACCGGCCACCGACAAGCGGTCATGAGCACAAATGAAGGAGTCCGACACCGTGACCCGAACCCGACGTGCAGTGATCCTCACCGCGGCAGCGGTCCTACTGGCAGGATGTGACACAGTGAATTCACTCGCCAACGGCGTGACCAACCCGATGACACCCGAACAATCCCGGCGCCAAGTCGTCGACGCCGCAACCGAGGTCAGCCACCTCATCGCCAAACCCATTGTATCGGCCTATTTTTGGCATGAATCGTGCAGCGACGGCGACGAAGGTCCGTTCCGTGGCGTCGTCAGAATCTCCTATCAACCGCCCACCGATCCCCACGCCGCGGCAGACGCGTTCGACGACATGACACAACGCCTCCGAAACGGTGGATGGGCCACGGACAGTGACTTCAAAAGCCACGCACTGACATTGAAAAAAGGCGGCGTCAATGCCTCCCTGTCGCCGGCCGATGCCAGCGTCCCAATGGCGTCGGTCGAGCTCTACGGCGAGTGCCGCGACACCACCACCACCAAGGCCACCAAAGGCGGCAACGAGACACTCACCATCAATTGAAACCGGCCCGATGACTTGATCGACTCTTGCCAAAACGGGTATCTACGTATGCCGGATCCCGCGATCTAGGCAAATTACCGACACCAGACGACGACTCCTGCAGCACTGCCGCCGGTATTTGGCGGCAACCAACTACCAATAACGCCCACTTACGTTGTGCACCGATAGCCACGAAATTCGTGCCCATCGCTTGAGTGGCCTTGTGGCACTATACAATTCCACCGCGAAGGTGGAGACGACGCATGAGCCATCAAAGGTGAATGGATGCCAGTCGGCACCACCTTGACTAGACGCTGTATCAGCTGAATGATTGGTTCATCTTTTGGGAGCGGATAAACGGGGGTTCGGGAACAATGGCTGGCTATAGCATCGCCCGCCTCAACCGCATCCAGCGACGCTCGACAGCGGCCACGAACCGCCTCGCCGGAGATCTCCTGTCGGGAGGCATACTGAATTCACCGGCGAATACCGAGATTGAGATGCCGCGGCAATTACCCAGTTCAGAAATGGCGATGCCCACTTTGGTTGAGCTCTGGTCGCGAAGCCTCCATGATGACTCATTGATAGCGGTACGACCGGTCATCAAACGATCGATAATCACCTTGATGCGCTCGGGTTACAATGGAGATGGCCGCGCGTACGGTGATCTTGTTGCGTTAGTTAGCTATTTACACCGAGAACTTGCCTTGGAGGCACAGCAGGCCGAAGACTGGACTGTTGAACGGCAACGCATCGTCTTGTTCCAACGCGGACAATCGCTCCAGACTGCTCCAGACGCACACTCACTCTTCAATCTCGATTTTGACCGTCGGCTGGTCGCGATCTCTCGCATCCTGGCCGGCACCTTGCAGCCAAGCGATCTGGGACCTCAGTTTCGCCATCTGTCGCGGGTATCGGCTCAGGCGCGCGACGTCTGGGTAGGACTGCATGTGCGCCTGGCTCTGCCCGCCTCGATCTCACGGTTCAACGCAGACAATCCGGCTGGCGACCTCGTGCTACTTCCCCGAAAGTTCTACCTCCAGCTCAACGCAACGGGCCCAGCAGGTAACGCGCACATCAGCTATACCAGTGACGATATCCACGCACTGATGGCCGGTCGCATACGGTGGGCGCTGCCACCGAAGACGCAGCGCTTACCGCGTTTCCGCTCCTACCGATCAACGAAGACCTGTGGGCGACCTCAACGGCATTGGTAGCAGATTCTTTAGCGCCGTTCATGCTTGAAGCGATCCGCCTGGAAAACCAATGGGAAGCTGCGATCGCCCAACCGTTTGAAGACGAAGTCAATGATTTCTTTCGATCGCGGGGTTTCGCGAGTGGTCCGGTGTCCATGTCTGGCTACTGGGACCCGCAGGGTCCGGGTGCAGACGTTTTGCGCGACGCTATCAACGGTCGGTTAGCCACGCCAACAGGTGGCCCTCCCCTATCAGGACAGGTTGATGTCCTCGCAATCGGTGAACACGGGTGTTTTGTCATCGAATGCAAGTCTGTCTCAGCAATGATTAAGCCCACGAACATGTTTGGACGAATCTCCCCCGACGATGCCGATTCCTGGCGAAGTAAGGTGTCGTCGAAGGTACAGTGGCTCCGGCCGCGGCTCGACAGAGCCGTCGATGTCGGCGTCGTAGTCGTCGAGGGCTTGCAGTATCTGAATTCCGCCGAAGAGACTGCAGACATCCCGGTGATGCCCTTGCCCTCGTCAAGGACATGATCGATCAGGATTGGCTCAACTCGCCTGATCGGATCAGGCATCGGACTGCTCTCTATTCATTCGAGACCGGTCAAAGTAGCGATCGCCCACAATTCCCGTGTGATCACGAATTCTGACGGCAGACTCCAACAACGTCGAGTTCGTGCATTAGACACACGCGTACCACCGCCATTGGGGTGCTGTGCTACTGCGTCGAACTTGCTGAGCAGCGGAGTGGATGGTTGAGGTGACAACCTCGCGACTTCAACGCGAGTCGGCCCTCAGCGCGACCTCTGGACACAACCGGCCCCGAGCAAGCCGTGCTGGCCAAATCGCCGACGCGCGGCCGCCGATAACACCCAACTATGTTGACCAGCGCCTCAAGCGCATAGTCAAGTGCAACAGCAGTTTGCATTGCGCCTTGGCATCAGCGGGATGCTCTGCCAGCAAGTCACGTGGGGCGACCAGCGATAGTTCTCAGTCACGACAGGTTCTCTATGGCGTCGGCGTGTGGTCGGGGCACAGGTTCTGTATCGCCCGGTCAACGAAGTGAGTCGCCGGAACAACAGTCCACCCGCGCATCTGTTCAACCTGCTGGGTGACGCTCCAGATTGATTGGCCTGGCATATCCAACGTCACGCATACAGTGTTCCCGAGCAGCACCACGTTGTCGTCGTTGATGGTGATGCCATCGCCGGCGATGGCCGCAAGGAACGCGCGGTCTTTGTCGCTGACCGGACTTGGCTGAAGTGTCACAATGGGTGTCTCGGTAGATTGTGGTGCCGCGGCCGTCGCTGTGCTGGTCGATGAGGCCGGAGTCGTGCTCGGCGCCGAGCTGGTCGAGCTGTGTGAGCAGCCGTGCCAGAAGGCGAAAATGACGATGCCCAGCACAACGACGCCACGGCGCTGCCCGTCTGTCAGCTTGCTCACCCGCCGCAGCGTAGCTCCGTACGTTTTCGGAGACGCGAGCTTTCAGCTAACCGCCAAGTTCCGCATTGAGCGCTCCCTTCAGACGAACTCCCCCTGGTCACGCCCCACCGGGGGCACCACGTCCCCACCAGTGAGTACGCGTACAAGGCCGCCCGAACCACCGAACTTCATACCGACGCTCTCACCCTCGCAACATCAGACCCAGCCAAGGCCCCGCATACCGACTGTGCCACAGTGCAACTCACCAACCGAGATCGACGACATTCCGAGTCATTAAGGCGCGTGAGTCTTCGCTAGCCACCTACTGCATAAGTGGGCGCCATAAGCACGCAAGTTGGCTGATTGGGCCACCGTGGACCACCGCTGGTGGCAGCATCCTGACAGGAGGGAGACGGGAGGAGTTCGGTGGGGTTTTACATCCGCAAGAGCATCAAAGCAGGTCCGTTTCGCTTCAATCTGAGTAGATCTGGGATCGGGGTCAGTGCCGGCATCCCGGCTTCCGCAGGGCACCGGCCCACGCGGCAATTACGTGCATATGGGACGCGGCGGCGTGTACTACCGCGCAACGCTAGGCGGCTCTTCGCCACATCAAGCTGCTGTCCGACTGCCCTCGCCGCAATGGTTGCCGGCCGACGTGCGTCCGAGCGGCATCGTCATGGAGGACGTGACCGGCAGTACCGCTATGGAATTAGCTCCCACTGGTGGTGGCGACATCGTTGAGCAACTCAACGCCGCCGCGGCTCGAACACCGTGGGGGTGGTGGGCCGTAGCAGCATCGGTCCTGCTCGGTCTGGTGACCATGCCATTCGGACTGATCCTGTGGATCATTCTCGCGCCAGTGTGCGTCTGGCTGGTACTCAATGACCGTGCCCACAAGACCGTGGTGCTCTTCTACGACGTCAACGATGACCACCACATCTGGTTCGACAAGCTCGTCTCCACCTGGCCCTGGCTCACCGGATCTCAACGCGTGTGGCGGATCATGCAATCCGGCGCCGTCACCACCACCTATCAATTCAAAACGAATGCCGGCGCCGGCCGCGTCATCAATCGGCTCAACGCACCCGCCACCATCACCGGTCCGACGCAGCTGTCCACCAACATCGCTGTTCCGTCAGTTGTCGCCGGCAACGCTGGCCTGTACTTTCTGCCGGATCGCGTGCTGATTCGCGAAGGTAATCAGTTCAGCGACATCACCTACGCCGAGCTGCGCCTGGACTCTGGCGTGACGCGGTTCATCGAGGACAACGCCCCGCCAGCGGACGCCCAAAAAGTGGACTACACGTGGCAGTACGTCAACGTCAAAGGCGGACCGGACCGCCGGTACAACAACAACCGGATGCTGCCCATAATGCTTTACGGCACAATCGATCTGACCAGCCGCCAGGGACTGCACTGGCAACTTCAGATATCGCGGAAGGACGCTGCAGCACCGGTGTGCCACGCACTGTCCAATGCACCCACTCTCACCGCCGCACCGCCACCGGTGGTCCATCCTCCACTGAAGAACCCTGCACCCCGGCCACCGCAACCGCCGCGCAGCACCGCGTTCGTCACCAATCCGGTAGGACTGCCGCCGCTGGTGCCCCGGCCAGCGGCGGCGCAGCCGCGCTCCAAGCAGAGCCAGAAACGTTCTATGCAGGCCCCGTCCCGGCCGACGATCACATGCGCTCAGTTAACGCGAAAACCGACGCCGTACCCGCTCGACGGGTTGACGTTCACCGCCATCGATATCGAGACAACGGGATTGGATCCCCGGACCGATCGGATCGTCGAAATCGGCCTGGTCAAGTTCACCGCCGACGGCACGATCGTCGATGAGTTCGCGACACTAATCAACAACCCAGGATCTAGTCCCGGCGCCCTTGCCGTGCACGGCATCAGTGATGCCGACCTCGCGGGCGCACCCGACACCGAGCGAGTCCTGTGCGAAGTCTTCGCATTCATGGCCGGCACGGTGCTTGTTGCGCACAACCTTGAATTCGAAAGCGACTTCCTGGTGACTGCCGCGCAGCGTGCCGGTCTACGCGTGCCTCGGAACGCACTCGCCATCTGCACACTGGGTACCGCGCGCCGTCAACTGGACGGCCGCGCATTCAGCCTGACCGCCATGTACAAGACCGCGACCGGACGCTGGATCGATCACCAGCACAACGCGCTCGCTGACGCGCGCGCCGTACGCGAAGTCTTCCTCTGGCTGCTGGCCCAATCCCCTGCTCCGCTGCACCTCACCATGGCGCCGCCGTCGACGACTGAATCTGCTGTGCCGGTTGAGCAGTGCCAGATCTCTTGCCGCCCAGTGCCTCTTATTCGTGCCTCAGTTGCTGAACTGCTTGACGCCTTCCCTCAATCACCCACGCCCCGGCACGGCGACCCAACTGAGGTCGATACGTACCGGAACCTGCTGGCACATGCTGTCGAAGACGGTCGACTCAGCTACGAAGAAGCCGACTCTAACGAAACAAGCCCGACTGACCCGATTAACAGGAACGCAGCTGCGCATGCTGCACCAGCAGGCCTGGGACAACACCTATCCAGACGCCAAGACTGCCGACTTGGCATCATTCACCGCCACACACCGACGCGAAATGTTCCTGCTCGCAGACGGCCTCGGACTCGCTACGCTTGCGGACACAATCCACCAAGTCATCGAGGAATGCTCCGAACCGACCCCACCGGAGCAAGCTCGCTACCTTCGAAACCTACGCGTTGCCATCGTTGGCGACGACACCAGCATCACTGACTTGCGCGAACACGCCGAGGCATACGGGGCAAAGCTGGCGATCAAGATCACGAAAACAGTCCAATGGATGGTCACTCTCACCCTGACTCCTCTGATTCTCGGCACACCACCGCGCGCGCACTCGGCATTCCGTTGATCAATCCCGCACAAGGCTGGATACAGATCAACGAAGCGATCCGCGAGGAAGAGATGAAAGCCTTTGAACGCCAACAGCAAATCGCTGCGTCCGCTGCATTGCGCGAACAACGCGCAGCCGAAGCCGACGCGTACTGGCGGCCAACCTGGCGGCCAGTAGAACTCGACGACGACCCAGGACCACCAGCCTGGGATGAATGAGGCCGGGGGCAGGGCGACTCTCTGCAGCCCCTCCCTCTGTAGGTTGCATTTCTGCATGTCGTTTCCACAGTCTCGACCTGGGCCTTTGCTTGATTGCATCAGATTTGGCGGACGGAATTTTGCATTCTGGATGGCGAATCCTAGAACCGCACGGTTGTACACGAATTGCTTTCTGTCGCGTAGTCGCTGGGGTCGAATCGGGCGCCACCGCTCACCGGCGTTGGATTCGGGCAGCGAGCACCGTGGTCCATTCGGCGAGGTAACGGTCGTCGGGTATCGGGTTCGCGGTGCGGCGAAAGAGGTTGGCGCCGACGCGTTCGCCGAGCAGAGCGTTGACGCCGAGCGCGGCCAGGGTCGCGGTTTCGGTCTCCACGAGTTGCGGACCCCAGGTGGCGATCCAGCCGGCGAGTTCGGCGGTGAGTCCCTCCACTAGGGCGGCATACGCGGTGTCGAGGTGCTCAGACATGCCCGCGGGGGTGCGCGCGGCGATCTGCAGCAGTTCGCTTTCCTGATCGATCACCGTCAGCAGGTAGCGGCCGAGCACGGTGAGCTCGCTATGCAGGTCTCCGAGCCCGGCGAACAGGGCGCGCATGTCGGCCATCGCCGAGCGGCGATCCAGCTGCCGGTCGATCCCGGCCGCTAGTAGCGCGTCTTTGGATTTGAAGTGCCGGTACAGCGCGCCCGAACCGGCCGAAAGCCCCGCGGCCGACTCGATCTGGGAGATGCTGGTGGCCTCAAAACCCTTGTCACTGAACAGCTTCATTGCTTCGGTGACAAGCCGTTCCCGGGTGGGTGTGGCCGCCATCGTTGACCTCCTGCAAGTGATCACTTACTGTGTGTACGAGTCCACTGTACTACGCGGGTTTGATCAAGCGGGAGTCATTCGATGCCACAGCACGAGATACCAGTGCCGAAAGGCCGACTACGCCGGACGATGCCGCTGGCTGGGTTCACCGCCCGCGCGGCTGGTGGCCGATTGATTGCCGGGCTGCGCGAACGCGCCGGGGATGACGGCGCAGTGCAGCGGTT includes these proteins:
- a CDS encoding TetR/AcrR family transcriptional regulator, translating into MAATPTRERLVTEAMKLFSDKGFEATSISQIESAAGLSAGSGALYRHFKSKDALLAAGIDRQLDRRSAMADMRALFAGLGDLHSELTVLGRYLLTVIDQESELLQIAARTPAGMSEHLDTAYAALVEGLTAELAGWIATWGPQLVETETATLAALGVNALLGERVGANLFRRTANPIPDDRYLAEWTTVLAARIQRR
- a CDS encoding exonuclease domain-containing protein, which produces MYYRATLGGSSPHQAAVRLPSPQWLPADVRPSGIVMEDVTGSTAMELAPTGGGDIVEQLNAAAARTPWGWWAVAASVLLGLVTMPFGLILWIILAPVCVWLVLNDRAHKTVVLFYDVNDDHHIWFDKLVSTWPWLTGSQRVWRIMQSGAVTTTYQFKTNAGAGRVINRLNAPATITGPTQLSTNIAVPSVVAGNAGLYFLPDRVLIREGNQFSDITYAELRLDSGVTRFIEDNAPPADAQKVDYTWQYVNVKGGPDRRYNNNRMLPIMLYGTIDLTSRQGLHWQLQISRKDAAAPVCHALSNAPTLTAAPPPVVHPPLKNPAPRPPQPPRSTAFVTNPVGLPPLVPRPAAAQPRSKQSQKRSMQAPSRPTITCAQLTRKPTPYPLDGLTFTAIDIETTGLDPRTDRIVEIGLVKFTADGTIVDEFATLINNPGSSPGALAVHGISDADLAGAPDTERVLCEVFAFMAGTVLVAHNLEFESDFLVTAAQRAGLRVPRNALAICTLGTARRQLDGRAFSLTAMYKTATGRWIDHQHNALADARAVREVFLWLLAQSPAPLHLTMAPPSTTESAVPVEQCQISCRPVPLIRASVAELLDAFPQSPTPRHGDPTEVDTYRNLLAHAVEDGRLSYEEADSNETSPTDPINRNAAAHAAPAGLGQHLSRRQDCRLGIIHRHTPTRNVPARRRPRTRYACGHNPPSHRGMLRTDPTGASSLPSKPTRCHRWRRHQHH